DNA from Desulfarculus baarsii DSM 2075:
GCGGCTGGTTGCGCCGGAGCTGTGCGCGGCGGCGGTGGAGTTGGCGCTGGGGCCTGGGGTGGGATATCATGCTCGTGGGTTTGAGGCGAGCGATCTGGACGGTGTGGTGTTGGTTTTTTGTGCGTCTGGCGATAGCGCGGTGAATGCGCGGGCGGCGGAGTTGGCGCGGTCGCGGGGGATATTCGTGAACGTGGTTGACGCGCCGGAGGCTGGCGACATGATTGTGCCGGCGCATTTTCGGCGTGGCGAATTGTTGGTGGCGGTGGCCACGGGCGGGGCTTCGCCGGCGTTGTCGCGGCGGTTGCGGCAGCGTTTGGAGGTTGAGTTTGGCCCGGAGTGGGGTCCGTTGTTGCGACTTTTGGCGGCGGCGCGTCGGGCGGTGTTGGCTGGCGGCGGCGATGGGGCCGATCATCGCCGGGTGTTTTACGAGCTGGTGGATTCGCGGCTGGCGGAGTTTTTGCGGGCTGGCGACTGGGCCGGGGTGGACGGGCTTTTGCGGGAGGCGTTGGGCCTGGGGCTGGCGGATTTGGGCCTTGGGCCGGATGATTTGCAACCGCGACCGGAGGATGGGCGGCCATGAACGATTTTTTGCATTGGGCCACGGTGGCGGCGTATTTGGCTGGGACGGCGTTGTATTTGGCGTTCGTGGCGGCGCAGCGCGATGGTTTGCGTCGTGTGGGCGGGGCGGTTTTATGGCTGGGTCTGGGGTTGCACACGGCGGGGCTGGCCACGGCGTGGTGGGAGCTGGGGGTCGTGCCGGCGTTGAACCTGGGCCAGAGTCTGGCGCTGTTGTCGTGGGCGCTGATGGCGGCGACGTTGGTGGCCAATCTGCGTTTGGAGATCATGGTGATGGGTGCGTTGAGCGGGCCCATCTGCACGATGCTGTTGTTGGCGGGCAACTGGCTGCCCGCGCCGGTGGGCCAGCCGGGGCCGGTGTTCAAGAGCGTTTGGTTGGGGGTGCATGTTTTCGGCTTGCTGGGTGGCTATGGCCTGTTGTTGTTGGCCTGCCTGGCGGGGCTTTTGTACATGCGGCAGGAGCGGGCGCTACGCAGCAAGCGTTTGGGGCCGCTTTTCCAGCGTTTGCCGTCGCTTTCGCGGCTGGACCAGTTTGGCCATTGGACGATGGTTTCGGGTTTTACGTTGATGACGGTTGGCCTGGTGGGCGGGGCGATTTTCGCGCACGGGGTGATGGGTTCGTTTTTGCGGGGCACGCCCAAGGAGGTTTGCGCGCTGGTGACGTGGTTGGCCTACGCGGCGGTGATTCACACGCGGCTGGTGCAGGGCTGGCGTGGCCGGCGGGGGGCCTGGCTGATGGTGGCGGCCTTTGGGCTAGTGCTGTTCACGTTCGTGGGGGCCGGCCTTTTATTCAATGATTATCACTCGTTCGAGTCTATCATCAAATTCACGGGGGCCGTTTCGTGAACCTTTTGCTGGTTGGCGTCAATCACAAGACCGCGCCGGTGGAGCTGCGTGAGTGCCTGGCTCCGGCCGCCGATGGCGCGGAGCGGATTCTGCGGCGCGTGTTGGATATCGGCGAGGTGGACGAGGCCTTTTTGGTCTCGACCTGCAATCGCGTGGAGCTATTGACCGCCGGCGACGGGCCCCAGCCGGCCGAGGCGGTCAAGGCGGCCCTGACCGACGGCCGCCGGGCCGAGGCCCAAAGGCTGGAGCGGGCCTTTTACGTCCACCACGACGACGAGGCCGTGCGGCACTTGTTCCGCGTGGCCAGCAGCCTGGACTCGCTGGTGGTGGGCGAGCCGCAGATTTTGGGCCAGATCAAGGAATCGTTTCGCCTGGCCTGTGAAAGCGGGGCCTGTCGGGCGGTGCTCAACCGGCTTTTGCACACCACCTTTCGCGTGGCCAAGCGGGTGCGCAGCGAGACCAACATCGGCGGCGCGGCGGTGAGCGTGCCTTTCGCGGCGGTGCAGTTGGCCAAAAAGATCTTCGACGACCTGGCCGGCTTGCGGGCGCTGTTGGTGGGGGCGGGCGAGATGGCCGAGCTGGCGGCCGAGCACCTGCTGGCCGGCGGCGTGGCCGAGCTGACCGTGGCCAACCGCACCTACGAGCGGGCCCTGGCCCTGGCCGGCCGTTTGCGGGGCCGGGCCTGCGCCATGGACGAGCTGGCCCAGGCCCTGAGCCAGAGCGACATCGTCGTCACCTCCACCGGCGCGGTGGAGCCGGTGATCAGCCAGGCCATGGCCAAGGCGGCGCTGAAGAAACGCCGACATCGGCCGGTGTTTTTCATCGACATTGCCGTGCCGCGGGACGTGGACCCCAAGGTGGCGGAGCTTGAGGGCTGTTTTGTCTACGATATCGACGACCTGACCCAAGTCGTCGAGCAAAACCGCGCCAGCCGGCAAGAAGAGGCCGCCCAGGCCGAATTGATCGTGGCCGAGGAGGTGGGCAAGTTCCGCGAGTGGCTCGACGCCCTGGCCGTGGTGCCGACCATCGCCGCGCTCTCGGCCAAGGCCGAGGCCATCCGCCGGGCCGAGGTGGAGTTCACCCTGCGCGGCGGGGCGATCCAGGGCGAGGAGCAGGCCGAGGCCATCGATCGCCTGACCCGCTCGCTGGTCAAGAAGCTCCTGCACGATCCGATCCTGTTTTTGAAAGAACAGGGCCACGCCTCGGCCGAGACCAGGCGCGATCAACTGGCCCTGGTCAAGCGGCTGTTCGGGCTGGGCCCGGAGGAGGGGTGAAAGCCGTGTTGTTCAGTGTTTGTCTGGCCTGTCGATGTTGATGATCTGGCGATAGACCGCGTAGCCGCCCGCGCCGATGCCCAGCAGCACCATCAGCGCCAGGACCAGTCCCTTGGCCCCCAGCCAGTCGTCGAGCCGGCGGCCGACAAAGAAAAACAACAGCACCGAGCCGGCGAAGGTCATGGCCACCCGCATGGGAAAGGCCATGTAGATCAGCATGTCGCGGAGGTTGGAGCGTTTCATGTTCGCCTCGGCGGGGCCTGCGCGGCCAGGCCCGGCCAAACGGTGTTTAGCGCCGCTGGGCCGGCCTTGAAGGCTTGAGCGAGGCCCGGATGTTGTGGTAACCTCTAGCCAATGAGCCCGGCCGGGCGTTTGGCTGGTTTGACCGCGCGCCGAGGCCGACCGTCAGGCAATCAATGGCCGCGCGCGCTTGCCGCGGCCCGGTTTTGGAGCAAGCCCATGTCCGAAAAGAGAGTAGCTCGGGTCACCGACATCATCGCCGCCTCGCCCATCAGCTTCGACGACGCCATCAAGGTCGGCTTCGAGCGCGCCGCCCGCACCCTCAGGGACATCACCGGCATGAAGGTTCTGGAGCAACGGGTGGCCGTCGAGGACAACCAGATCCAGGAATACCGCGTGCGCCTGGAAGTTATTTTTCTCCTCGAATCCTAGGTTGTCCAGTCGATAATCCGCGCTGGGCGCGAGGGCGTCGCCCGCGAAGGCGAGCGCCGCGCGCTTGGCGCGCTTTTTTGTGGATGCGGCGGTGAGCAAGGCCCCCTACGATCAGCTTTTCATCTACGAAGTGGCCGGCGACGCCCGGCCGGCCATCGGCGCGCCGCCGGCCGGTTATCTGGGCCTGTGGCTGGAGGCCGACAGCAGCTTCGTCTTTTTCGACCGCCCGGCCGACGAGGCCATGGCGCGCATCCTGACCGCCGGGCCGGGGCTAAAGTTGCTGGACCGCCACCAACTCAGCTACGAGCAATGGCAGGGCGGCCAGGCCCTCACGCCCATCGTGGTGGACGATCTGCACATCGTGCCGGCCTGGCTGGATTACGATCCGCCGGCCGGGGCCAGGCTGGTGCGCTTGGACCCGGGCCTGGTCTTTGGCTCGGGCCTGCACCCCACCACCGCCCATTGCCTGGAGCTGTTGCATCTGCGCCGCCAGCGCGGGCCGCTGGGCCGGGTGCTGGATCTGGGCTGCGGCACGGGCATCCTGGGCCTGGCCGCGGCGGCCTGGGGCGCCCAAGGCGTCACGGCGGTGGACTTGAACCCCCTGTGCGTCGAGACCACCCAGGCCAACGCCCGCCGCAACGGCTTGGCCCTGACGGCCGTGGAGGGTCCGGCCCAGGATTTCATCCATCTGCCGGCCCAGGTGGTGCTGAGCAACCTGCACTGGCAGGTGCAAGAGCTGATTTTGGCCGACGAGGCCAAGCTGGCCCACGGCCCCGAGCTGATTTTATCGGGGATCATGCGCGGTTTCGCGGGGCCGCTGGAGGATCGCCTGGGCCGGCTGGGCTACCGCGTCTTGCAACGCCGCGAGGCCGATTTCACCTGGTTCACTTTCTGGGCGGCGCGCTGAGGGCGCTTTTTTTGCGCGGCGGTTCATTTTGCCCGGCCGGCGCTGTTGACAGGCCGGCCGGGCCGTGTTAATCCAGCCTGTAATCATCACACGCACCCGGAGGCACCGGCGATGGCGCGAAAACAGCCGTCCATGCAACAACCAGGGCGAGGTTCCAGGCAACCTCGACACGACAACTCCCGCCCGTCTTTCGGCTTCTCCGGCCAGCTATCCCCCCGCGTATCCGTATCTCGCATCGTAATTATTCTGCCCCTATAAGGGGCCGAAACCCGTTTCCAACTCTCGTTTTTACAACCAGTTTCGCAAAAAACCAAACCAGCGCCCCTTTTGGCCGCGCGCCCGTTTTTTGGCTCCATCCGTGGGCCGACGCGCGCCGGCGGGGCCGGAGGCCAAGGCGTCATGCGTAGCGACAAAGTCAGACTAGGCGTTCACCGCGCGCCCCAGCGCTCGCTGTTGCGGGCCATGGGCCACGACGACGAAACCATGGTCAAGCCGTTGATCGGCATAGCCAATTCGTACTCTCAGGTCGTGCCCGGCCACATCCACCTCAACGACCTGGCCCTGGCCGTGGCCGAGGGCGTGCGCCAGGCCGGCGGCCAGCCCATGGAGTTCAACACCATGGCCATCTGCGACGGCCTGGTCATGGGCCACGACGGCATGCACGCCTCGTTGCCCAGCCGCGAGATCGTCGCCGACAGCGTCGAGCTGATGGCCCAGGCCCACTGTTTCGACGGCCTGGTGCTTTTGGCCAGTTGCGACAAGATCGTCCCCGGCATGCTCATGGCCGCCGCCCGCCTGGATATCCCGGTGGTGGCGGTCACCGGCGGACCCATGGCCGCCGGCCGCCTCGACGGCAAGCGGGTGGATTTGATCACCGTTTTCGAGGGCGTGGCCAAGGTGGCCAGCGGCCAGATGACGCCGGATGATCTGGCGCGCCTGGAGCGCTTGGCCTGCCCCGGCCCGGGCAGTTGCGCGGGGATGTTCACGGCCAACACCATGGCCTGCATCACCGAGGCCCTGGGCCTGAGCCTGCCCGGCTGCGCCTGCGCCCTGGCCGCCGGCCCGGAAAAGCGGCGCATCGCCCGCGACAGCGGCCTCAAGATCGTCGAGCTGGCGTCCAGGGATCTGCGGCCCTCGGCCATCCTGACCCCGGCCGCCTTTGAAAACGCCTGCCGGGTGGACCTGGCCCTGGGCGGCAGCACCAACACCGCCCTGCATCTGCCGGCCATCGCCCACGCCGCCGGCGTGAGCTTCGGCCTGGCCGACTTCGACCGCCTCGCGCGCCAGACGCCCCACCTGTGCTCGATGAGCCCCGGTGGGCCCATGCACATGGAAAACCTGGGCGCGGCCGGCGGCGTGGGCGGCGTGCTGCGGGCGCTGGCCCCGTTGATCGACGCCTCCTGCCTGGCCGTGGGCGGGAGCATCGCCGACTACATGACCGAGCGCCAGCCCGATCTGGTCGTCGACGGCCAGTTGGTGATCCACCCCCTTAGCGCGCCGGTGCACGACCAGGGCGGCATCGCCGTGCTGCGCGGCAACCTGGCCCCCGATGGCGCGGTGGTCAAGCAGACCGCCGTGGCCCCGGAGATGATGCGCCACCAAGGCCCGGCCCAGGTCTTTGACAGCGAGGACGCCGCCGTGGCGGCCTACGACCAGGGCCGCATCCGGCCCGGCGGCGTGCTGGTGGTGCGCTACGAGGGGCCGGCCGGCGGGCCGGGCATGCGCGAGATGCTGGCCCTGACCGCCCTGATCTCGGGCGGGCCGCTGAGCGGCAAGGTGGCCCTGATCACCGACGGCCGCTTCAGCGGCGGCAGCCGGGGCGCGGCCATCGGCCACGTATCGCCCGAGGCGGCCCAGGGCGGGTTGATCGGCCTGGTGGCCGACGGCGACATGATCGAGATAGACATCCCCGGCCGTCGCCTGGAGCTTGCGGTTGCGGCCGAGGAGTTGGAGCGCCGTCGCCAGGCCTGGCGGCGGCCCGCGGCCAAATTCGCCCGCGGCCCCCTGGCCCGCTACGCCGCCCTGGTGGGCAGCGCGGCCGGCGGCGCGGTGTTGAGGGACGATTTCTCCCAAGGGAGCAGATGAGATGAGCAGCGCGGCAAAAGCGAAAAACAAACCCCAGGCCGGAACCTACAACGGCGCCGACGCCGTGGTCGACGCCCTGCGCGCCCAAGGCGTGGAGCTTATCTTCGGCATGGTCGGCGGGCAGATCATGCCCGTCTACGACGCCTTGCACCGCCACCACTGCTTTGGCCACGTGCTGGTGGGCCACGAGCAGGGCGCGGCCCACATGGCCGAGGGCTACGCCCGGGCCACCGGCAAGCCCGGCGTGATCATGACCACCAGCGGCCCCGGCGCCACCAACCTGGTCACCGGCCTGGCCGACGCCTTCATGGACTCCACCCCGGTGGTGGCCATCACCGGCCAGGTGGCCAGCACCCTGCTGGGCAATGACGCCTTCCAAGAGGCCGACATGCGCGGCATCACCATGCCCATCACCAAGCACAACTATCAGGTGCAAAACGCCGACGATCTGCCCGAGATCTTCGCCGAGGCCTTTTACGTGGCCCTCAGCGGCCGGCCCGGCCCGGTGCTCATCGACCTGCCCCGCGACGTGGCCGTCAGCCCCTGCCAGCCGCGCCAGGCCACGCCCATGCCGCCCACCGGCTACAAGCCGCCGTTCAAGCCCCATCCGTTGCAGGTCGAGCGGGCCTTGTCACTGATGGCCCAGGCCCAGCGGCCGGTGATCATCGCCGGCGGCGGGGTGATCCACGCCGGGGCCCACGAGTCGCTGCGCAAGCTGGCCGAGCTGACTGGTTTTCCGGTGAGCACCACGCTGATGGGCCTGGGCGGCCTGCCGGCCGATCATCCCCTGAGCCTGGGCATGCCCGGCATGCACGGCACCGGCTACGCCAATCTGGCCATTTACAACGCCGATCTGCTGCTGGTGGTCGGTTGCCGGCTCGACGACCGCGTCACCGGCAACGTGGCCAAGTTCTCGCCCGGCTCCAAGGTCATCCACGTCGACGTGGACGCCTCCGAGATCGGCAAGAACCTGGAGTGCCAAGTGCCCATCGTCGGCGACGCCGGCCAGGCCCTGGCCCAACTGCTGGCCGGGGCCCAGGCCTGGCCCGAGCGCCCCGACACCACGGCCTGGCGCAAGCAGATCGACCAGTGGAAAAAGAAATACCCCATGGTCTATCCTAAAAGCGACGACGTCATCGCCCCCCAGTGGGCCATCCAGGAGGTGGGCAAGCTCCTGGCCCCCGAGGACATCGTCGTCACCGGCGTGGGCCAGCACCAGATGTTCGTGGCCCAATATTATCCCTTCCGCCGGCCGCGCACGATGATCAGCAGCGGCGGGCTGGGCACCATGGGCTTTGGCCTGCCGGCGGCCATCGGGGCCCAGATGGGCGCGCCCGAGCGCCAGGTGGTCTGCTTTGACGGCGACGGCTCGTTTTTGATGAACATCCAGGAGCTGGCCACGGCCGTGCGCTATCGGGTGCCATTGGTGGCGGTGGTGCTCAACAACGCCTGGCTGGGCATGGTGGCCCAGTGGCAGCGCATGTTCTACGATCGGCGCATGAGCCAGTCCGAAACCGCCGCGCCGCCCTACGATAAGGTGGCCCAGGCCTTTGGCGCGCTGGGCAAACGGGTCGAGCGGCCCGAGGAGTTCGTGCCGGCCATGCAGTGGGCCCTGCGCGAGGCCAAGGCCCAGAAGCTGCCGGTGGTCTTGGACGTGATGATCGAGCGCGAGGCCAAGGTGCTGCCGATGGTGCCGCCGGGCGGCGCCAACGCCGAGTTCATCCCCTGCCAGAGCGGAGATTGCCAATGAGCGAGGAATATTGCCCCATTTCGGTGCTGGTGCGCAACGAGCCAGGCGTGCTGGCGCGGGTGGCCGGCCTGTTCGCCCGGCGGGGCTTCAACATCAACAGCCTGGCCGTTGGCGAGACCGAAGACCCCCAGGTCAGCCGCATCACGGTGGTGGTCAAGGGCGACCCCCACACCGTCGATCAGGCGGTCAAGCAACTGCGGCGGCTGGTCAGCGTGATCAAGGTGCGCGATCAATCCACAATGCCGCGCGTCGAGCGGGGCCTGGCCCTGATCAAGGTGCGGGCCACGCCGGCCCAGCGCGGCGAGATCATGCAGTTGGCCGGCGTTTTCCGGGCCAACGTCGATCACGTCGACGGCCACTGCATGGTCATCGAGGTCAGCGGCAACCGCAACAAGATCGAGGCGATGATTGACATGCTAAAGCCCTATGGCATCATGGAGCTGGCCCGCACCGGCCAGATCGTCCTGGCCCGCGTGCGCTCCATCCACCAGGGCATGGAAGGGGCCGGCAGCGCCTACGTGCCCGACCCCGACGAAGACCCCCAGGCGACCTACAACGTTTATCAACAAAGTTGAGGAGATAAAATGTCGGTGACCATTTATTATCAAAAAGACTGCGACATGGGCCTGCTCAAAGGCAAAAAGATCTGCGTGCTGGGTTATGGCTCCCAGGGCCGCGCCCACGCCAACAACCTGCACGATTCGGGCCTGGACGTGACCGTGGCCCTGCGCGAGGGTTCGGCCACCTTCCAGCGCGTGCAAGACGATGGCCTCAAGGCCGCGCCCGTGGCCCAGGCCGTGGCCCAGGCCGACCTGGTCTGCTTCCTGCTGCCCGACCAGGTCCAGGCCGACGTCTACAACGCGGTGGTGGCCCCCAACCTGAAAAAAGGCGCGGCCATTCTCTTTGCCCACGGCTTCAACATCCACTATGGCCAGATCGTGCCGCCGGCCGACGTGGACGTGCTGATGGTGGCCCCCAAAGGCCCCGGCAAGCTGGTGCGCGACCTCTACGTGGCCGGCCAGGGCGTGCCCTGCCTGATCGCCATCCACCAGGACGCCTCGGGCAAGGCCAAGGACTTGGGCCTGGCCTACGCCGCCGGCATCGGCGGGGCCCGGGCCGGCGTCATCGAAACCTCGTTCAAGGAAGAGACCGAGACCGACCTCTTTGGCGAACAAGCCGTCTTGTGCGGCGGGCTCACCGCCCTGATGAAGGCCGGCTTCGAGACCTTGGTCGACGCCGGTTACGCCCCGGAGATGGCCTACTTCGAGTGCATCAACGAGATGAAGCTCATCGTCGACCTGATCTACCAGGGCGGCATGACCAACATGCGCCGCTTCATCTCCGACACGGCCAAGTTCGGCGACGTCACCCGCGGGCCCAGGGTCATCGACGACTACGTGCGCCAGAACATGGAAGAGATCCTCACCGAGATTCAAAACGGCGAGTTCGCCCGCGAGTGGATCTTGGAAAACAAGGCCAACCGCCCGGTGTTCAACGCCCTTTTGCGGGCCGACGAGGCCCACGAGATGGAAGAAGTCGGCGCGCGCCTGCGCTCGATGATGAACTGGCTCTAGGCCTGAAAAACGTCGGCCGGGGCCTCGCCGCGAGGCCCCTTTGGCCCGCCCCCGCAAAATGCTTGAACCACGGGCCGGGGCGGGCTATTTTGCCTTTGTGACCAAAAAAACGCGCGCGCCTCCGCTGGCGGAAGCGCGCGAGGGGCCGTTTCGTCGCGGCCGTCGGGAGTTTTTCGCCCATGCCCAGCCTCATCGACAAGATTTGGGACGCCCACGTGGTCCTGCGCGAGCCGGGACGGCCGGCGCTGCTCTACGTCGACCGTCACCTGGTTCACGAGGTCACCTCGCCCCAGGCCTTCCAGGGCCTGCGCCTGGCCGGTCGCCGGGTGCGCCGGCCCGACCTGACCTTCGCCGTCTGCGACCACGTCGTGCCCACCGACAGCCGCCAGCGGCCCCTGGCCGACCAGGTCGCCGAGACCCAGCTGGCCGCCCTGGAGCAAAACGCCGCCCAGTTTGGCGTGACCTTTTTTGGCATGGAAGACCCGCGCCAGGGCGTCATTCACGTGGTCATGGCCGAGCAAGGGGTGATCCTGCCGGGCGCCACGGTCTTTTGCGGCGACAGCCACACCGCCACCCACGGCGCTTTCGGCGCGCTGGCCTTTGGCGTGGGCACCAGCGAGGTCGAGCATATCCTGGCCACCCAGACCCTGGCCCAGGCCAAGCCCAAGAGCATGGCCGTGCGTTTTGTCGGCCAATTGCCGGCCGGCCTTTCGGCCAAGGACATGGCGCTGGCCTTCATCGGCCAGGTGGGCGCGGCCGGCGGCACGGGCCATCTGGTCGAATACATGGGCCCGGCCGTGGAGGCCCTGTCCATGGAAGGCCGCATGACGCTGTGCAACATGTCGGTGGAGTGCGGGGCCAAGGCCGGCCTGGTGGCCCCCGATCAGACGACTTTTGACTATCTGCAAGGTCGGCCCTTCGCGCCCAAGGGCGCCGATTGGGACGAGGCCGTGGCCTGTTGGCGCGCGCTCAAATCCGACGCCGACGCGGTCTTTGACGCCGAGGTCGTCGTCGACCTCAGCGGCCTGGAGCCCCAGGTGACCTGGGGCATCAACCCCGGCCAGGCCACCGGCCTGAGCGGCCGCGTGCCCGATCCGGCGGCCATGGCCGACCCCGAGCAGCAACGGGCCGCCATCAAGGCCCTGGCCTACATGGGCCTGGAGCCGGGGCAAAAAATCGCCGACCTGGCCGTGGATTACGTGTTCATCGGCTCGTGCACCAACGGCCGCATCCAAGACCTGCGCGCGGCGGCGGCGGTGGTCAAGGGCCGCAAGGTCGCCCCGGGCGTGACGGCCCTGGTCGTGCCCGGCTCGGGCCTGGTGCGGGCCCAGGCCGAGGCCGAGGGCCTGGACCGGGTGTTCATCGAGGCCGGCTTCCAGTGGCGGCTGGCCGGCTGTTCGATGTGCCTGGCCATGAACCCCGACGTGCTGCCCAGCGGCAAACGCTGCGCCAGCACCAGCAACCGCAATTTCGAGGATAGGCAGGGCCGGGGCGGGCGCACCCATTTGTGTTCGCCGGCCACGGCCGCGGCCTCGGCCATCGCCGGCAGGCTGGCCGACGCCAGGACGCTCTAGGCGGGCGGGCCGGGGGGATCGGCTCCCCGGCCCGCGCCGTGACGGCGCGAGTGAATTCATGACCCACGCGCAACTGATCGACCTGGCGATGACGCGCATCGGCCAAGCCCTGACCGCGGCCCTGGCGCCGGGCGCGAGCGCCGTGCTCAGCCATGTCGCGGCCGACTTTTTCGGCCCGCCGGACGGGCTGGAGCGGCCAGAGGTGACGGTGGACGTGCAAAAGGCCGGCCGCACCATGGCCTTTGCCGGGGCCTTTGTCTGGCGGGATGGCCAGCGACTGGCCAGGGTCAGCGCCGTCTACAGGGTTCGACCGGCCGCCGAGCCGACAACCTGAGCCGGACGCCCCAGCGGGCGGCCGGCCCCCAAGGATGCGACCATATGGAAAAATTCGAGACTTTCACCGGCGTGGTGGCCCCCCTCGACGTGGCCAACGTCGACACCGACCAGATCATCCCCAAGCAGTTCCTCAAGCTGGTCGACCGGGCCGGCTTTGGGCAATACGCCTTTTACAACTGGCGCTTCAAGCCCGACGGCCAGCCCGACGAGGGCTTCGTGCTCAACCAGCCGCGCTATCAGCGGGCGCGCATCCTGCTGGCCCGTGACAACTTTGGCTGCGGCTCCTCGCGCGAGCACGCGCCCTGGGCCCTGGCCCAGTACGGCCAGGGGCTCGGGGTGGTCATCGCCCCCAGCTTCGCCGACATCTTCACCAACAACGCCTTTAATAACGGCATGCTGCTCATCAGCCTGCCGGCGGCGACGATCGACGAGCTCTTCGGGCGCGTGCGGGCCCACGAGGGCTACGCCCTGACCGTGGACCTGGCCGCCCAGCGCCTGAGC
Protein-coding regions in this window:
- the ilvN gene encoding acetolactate synthase small subunit, producing MSEEYCPISVLVRNEPGVLARVAGLFARRGFNINSLAVGETEDPQVSRITVVVKGDPHTVDQAVKQLRRLVSVIKVRDQSTMPRVERGLALIKVRATPAQRGEIMQLAGVFRANVDHVDGHCMVIEVSGNRNKIEAMIDMLKPYGIMELARTGQIVLARVRSIHQGMEGAGSAYVPDPDEDPQATYNVYQQS
- a CDS encoding precorrin-2 dehydrogenase/sirohydrochlorin ferrochelatase family protein, with the protein product MRGEPFSFGTKEKGSPRVFPAAEGGMVLSYYPVLLDVRGREVLVIGGGPVAARKVGGLLAAGAVVRLVAPELCAAAVELALGPGVGYHARGFEASDLDGVVLVFCASGDSAVNARAAELARSRGIFVNVVDAPEAGDMIVPAHFRRGELLVAVATGGASPALSRRLRQRLEVEFGPEWGPLLRLLAAARRAVLAGGGDGADHRRVFYELVDSRLAEFLRAGDWAGVDGLLREALGLGLADLGLGPDDLQPRPEDGRP
- a CDS encoding 50S ribosomal protein L11 methyltransferase; protein product: MSKAPYDQLFIYEVAGDARPAIGAPPAGYLGLWLEADSSFVFFDRPADEAMARILTAGPGLKLLDRHQLSYEQWQGGQALTPIVVDDLHIVPAWLDYDPPAGARLVRLDPGLVFGSGLHPTTAHCLELLHLRRQRGPLGRVLDLGCGTGILGLAAAAWGAQGVTAVDLNPLCVETTQANARRNGLALTAVEGPAQDFIHLPAQVVLSNLHWQVQELILADEAKLAHGPELILSGIMRGFAGPLEDRLGRLGYRVLQRREADFTWFTFWAAR
- a CDS encoding AtpZ/AtpI family protein, with product MKRSNLRDMLIYMAFPMRVAMTFAGSVLLFFFVGRRLDDWLGAKGLVLALMVLLGIGAGGYAVYRQIINIDRPDKH
- the hemA gene encoding glutamyl-tRNA reductase, whose translation is MNLLLVGVNHKTAPVELRECLAPAADGAERILRRVLDIGEVDEAFLVSTCNRVELLTAGDGPQPAEAVKAALTDGRRAEAQRLERAFYVHHDDEAVRHLFRVASSLDSLVVGEPQILGQIKESFRLACESGACRAVLNRLLHTTFRVAKRVRSETNIGGAAVSVPFAAVQLAKKIFDDLAGLRALLVGAGEMAELAAEHLLAGGVAELTVANRTYERALALAGRLRGRACAMDELAQALSQSDIVVTSTGAVEPVISQAMAKAALKKRRHRPVFFIDIAVPRDVDPKVAELEGCFVYDIDDLTQVVEQNRASRQEEAAQAELIVAEEVGKFREWLDALAVVPTIAALSAKAEAIRRAEVEFTLRGGAIQGEEQAEAIDRLTRSLVKKLLHDPILFLKEQGHASAETRRDQLALVKRLFGLGPEEG
- the ilvD gene encoding dihydroxy-acid dehydratase; protein product: MRSDKVRLGVHRAPQRSLLRAMGHDDETMVKPLIGIANSYSQVVPGHIHLNDLALAVAEGVRQAGGQPMEFNTMAICDGLVMGHDGMHASLPSREIVADSVELMAQAHCFDGLVLLASCDKIVPGMLMAAARLDIPVVAVTGGPMAAGRLDGKRVDLITVFEGVAKVASGQMTPDDLARLERLACPGPGSCAGMFTANTMACITEALGLSLPGCACALAAGPEKRRIARDSGLKIVELASRDLRPSAILTPAAFENACRVDLALGGSTNTALHLPAIAHAAGVSFGLADFDRLARQTPHLCSMSPGGPMHMENLGAAGGVGGVLRALAPLIDASCLAVGGSIADYMTERQPDLVVDGQLVIHPLSAPVHDQGGIAVLRGNLAPDGAVVKQTAVAPEMMRHQGPAQVFDSEDAAVAAYDQGRIRPGGVLVVRYEGPAGGPGMREMLALTALISGGPLSGKVALITDGRFSGGSRGAAIGHVSPEAAQGGLIGLVADGDMIEIDIPGRRLELAVAAEELERRRQAWRRPAAKFARGPLARYAALVGSAAGGAVLRDDFSQGSR
- the ilvB gene encoding biosynthetic-type acetolactate synthase large subunit: MSSAAKAKNKPQAGTYNGADAVVDALRAQGVELIFGMVGGQIMPVYDALHRHHCFGHVLVGHEQGAAHMAEGYARATGKPGVIMTTSGPGATNLVTGLADAFMDSTPVVAITGQVASTLLGNDAFQEADMRGITMPITKHNYQVQNADDLPEIFAEAFYVALSGRPGPVLIDLPRDVAVSPCQPRQATPMPPTGYKPPFKPHPLQVERALSLMAQAQRPVIIAGGGVIHAGAHESLRKLAELTGFPVSTTLMGLGGLPADHPLSLGMPGMHGTGYANLAIYNADLLLVVGCRLDDRVTGNVAKFSPGSKVIHVDVDASEIGKNLECQVPIVGDAGQALAQLLAGAQAWPERPDTTAWRKQIDQWKKKYPMVYPKSDDVIAPQWAIQEVGKLLAPEDIVVTGVGQHQMFVAQYYPFRRPRTMISSGGLGTMGFGLPAAIGAQMGAPERQVVCFDGDGSFLMNIQELATAVRYRVPLVAVVLNNAWLGMVAQWQRMFYDRRMSQSETAAPPYDKVAQAFGALGKRVERPEEFVPAMQWALREAKAQKLPVVLDVMIEREAKVLPMVPPGGANAEFIPCQSGDCQ
- a CDS encoding dodecin family protein: MSEKRVARVTDIIAASPISFDDAIKVGFERAARTLRDITGMKVLEQRVAVEDNQIQEYRVRLEVIFLLES
- the ilvC gene encoding ketol-acid reductoisomerase, encoding MTIYYQKDCDMGLLKGKKICVLGYGSQGRAHANNLHDSGLDVTVALREGSATFQRVQDDGLKAAPVAQAVAQADLVCFLLPDQVQADVYNAVVAPNLKKGAAILFAHGFNIHYGQIVPPADVDVLMVAPKGPGKLVRDLYVAGQGVPCLIAIHQDASGKAKDLGLAYAAGIGGARAGVIETSFKEETETDLFGEQAVLCGGLTALMKAGFETLVDAGYAPEMAYFECINEMKLIVDLIYQGGMTNMRRFISDTAKFGDVTRGPRVIDDYVRQNMEEILTEIQNGEFAREWILENKANRPVFNALLRADEAHEMEEVGARLRSMMNWL
- a CDS encoding cytochrome C assembly family protein is translated as MNDFLHWATVAAYLAGTALYLAFVAAQRDGLRRVGGAVLWLGLGLHTAGLATAWWELGVVPALNLGQSLALLSWALMAATLVANLRLEIMVMGALSGPICTMLLLAGNWLPAPVGQPGPVFKSVWLGVHVFGLLGGYGLLLLACLAGLLYMRQERALRSKRLGPLFQRLPSLSRLDQFGHWTMVSGFTLMTVGLVGGAIFAHGVMGSFLRGTPKEVCALVTWLAYAAVIHTRLVQGWRGRRGAWLMVAAFGLVLFTFVGAGLLFNDYHSFESIIKFTGAVS